In Globicephala melas chromosome 20, mGloMel1.2, whole genome shotgun sequence, the genomic window TCTCAAAGTCAAAACtactttcataataataataagactTTGAGCATCAGTgataagaacacacacacacacacacacacacacacacacacacacacacacacacacacacacacacacacacacacacacacacacacacacacacacaccagtgttTGGCCAAGAAATAATCACCAcctcacagcctcccccattattaaaaagcaataaacaCTCTAACAAAAGAGAGACATCAGGTTGCCTGGTATTATCATTCTCCCATTCAACAAATGCTTACAGCTCACCACCTGGGCACCAGGCACACAGCTGGCCCAGAAGATTTTGCACTTACCAgcacatggtccctgccctccagaggTTCACTCTCAGGTGGGAGACAATTACATAAAGAGATGATTGTAGAACTGTCTCTTCCGTCCACAGGGTCTCAACCACACTGAACAGCGTGGGAGCTCCTGAGCAAGTGGTGCTATTTGGAGCCTTTGCTTAAactgcccctctgcctggcatGCCCCTCcactcccgccccacccccaagTTAGCAACGGCCGCCCACCCGTGCCCCCTTCTCTGACAGCGGGTTTCCCACTGCAGCAGATCCCAACTGGAAGAGGGGAGATACCACCACCTTAATTCaagttctgaatttttatttttacctaggATTGGACATTTCAATTAACGAATTAGGACTCTGAAGAACGATCCCTCCCAGGCAGCTTTCTGTTCGCCTATCTCTAATCCTCAGCATCTAGTATGACAGCACACAGTAGGGAACAACATACACCAGAGCTTTCACAAACTGATGTATTTACTTCATTATCTGCTGATCAGCTGAGTGCTCGTGGGGGTATCTCAGTCACTTTAAGTCACATGACTGCAAGGACACAGATGTGCGCTAGCTCAGCCTCGGGTTGAGAGTCCTTGGGGGACACTCGCATCCTGGTGTGGCTTCTCCCTGTATCTTCTGGCTGCTCTGCCCACTCCAGCCAGTTACCCCGACATTCCCtgctgctctccctccctccctccctctctcccttccttccctctttccctgctgctctccctccctcctccctccctccctctcacccttccttccctctttcctggctgctctcctttccctcctAAATCTATAGTGTTTGGTACATTCACAGACCTGGCTTAGCAGTTTTGTGACCTTGAAAAGGGGCTCAACCCCTCTGAGCTCCCTTCTCCCTGGCTCCCCAGGCCGGGTTCTGGGTGAAGCACTTGGTGTACATTAGGGCTCATGACTCCTCACCGTGGCCCCCTGTGGTAGGTATGGTCATTACTCCGCTGGACAGGCCGGGAAACAGAAGCTGAAGGAGAGGAGGTAAGTGACCCAAGAGTAACTTGTGTAGAGTTGGGATGTGACCCAGGTCTGCATTCTCCACCGATTTCAGGCTCACAATAACCTCATGACTGCTGGCTTGCTCCTCCCCGCTTTCCTGCTAAGATGGAGTAAAGTAGGCAAGGGCCGCTCAAAACAGATCACAGGTTCACACAGCCTGAACGCGCCAGCATCTACTGCAGCTGCTCTGGCGTTCTTTGTTTCGCCACTCTGGCAAGGACCAGGGTTTCTGCCTCTCTGGGTTGGTGTCAGGAAGAGCAGCTGCTGGGCGGACCGCTGGGCACAGTGCAACTGCGGGGGATCAGAGGCCTGGGGTGATAGGCAGGGACGGGACCAGCCCACAAGGAACTAAGACCTGATGTGGAGAGAGCTAGAGAGATGTGTGAGCACCGTGGGAGCAGCAGAGGACGGCTTCCTCAGAGGGATGTTTACTGGCCCCACCGCATACCGTGTCCTACGTCAGGCTCTTTGATTTCATCTTATCTAATCCTAATGAAGGAGGAAACTGGACTTGAAGCCAACACCCTTGAAAAGCCGCtgagctgagattcaaatccagaGCTGTCTGGTTGTTAAACCCATGCCCTGCCCTCTGTACAGAAAGCTATATGAGGGCACGCCAGCTCTGGGTCTCCAAGAATGATGCCCAGAGTAAATGAATCACTTTCAGTGCAAAGTGAGAAAACACATTCTCCCCAAATCTCACATCATAACCAGCTGGAAAAGCAAACATAAGGGAGACACAAACATGGCAAGAAGATCCGTCTGAGCAAATGTCTGCTTCTCCTACCCCTGACTTCCTGCTCCCAGCCAACGAGGCTAGTGGATGTTCCAAAACTGCCGCTGCTGCTTAGGGTCAGGCGAAGCGAGGGCTCTCAATATCAGTGTCTCCAAGGCAGCTGCACTCACTACGTCCTGGagtctcagttttgtttcttataCTGTAAGACAGAGAGATCATTACGAGCGGGTGAGGGAAGCCAGCGGGGGGAGGGAGGACCCGGGAAGTCCTGAGAACTGTGGTCACTAGGCCTCAGCCGCCTCCTGCAAGGGCTTCTTAGAGGCAGTGGAACCCGGTCAGCAGGCATCAGACAGTCATGTCTCTAGCTGGTTCcaacagaagaggaagctgatggggttggggagagaggaTGAGAAAGACACTGGGAACATTGGAATTGAAAATTGTGGTGTGTCCAGTCTTCCCATCAAACTGAGTCTCgttcagaagaaacaaaaaatctccGGTTATAGAAGACAACATTCAGAAACCAACTAGTCCCATCActgagtttaaaaaacaaatcctgGACCCCACCTCTGGAGATCTGATTCAGAAGGACAGAGTGGTGGGGTGTGCTCCAGCTCTCAAGGCTGTTCTAATACCAAGTGTAAGGACCAGCAAGCCTGTCTGTATTCCTGACTCCCTTCCTGCCTCTACCAAAACAGATACTCGAATGTTTCCTCAGTAACCCTGCCTCACCCAGCTTTCCTCTCTGAGCCGTCGCAAGGCTGCTGCCAGCTCTGGCACTATTGCTACCAGCAAGActgttctcttccttcttcctgtggcCCCATCTCAGCTTATTCAGCACTGTGAGGCAGAAGTTTGCCTTTAGGGATTAAGGATGCGCACCCCCTTGCAGAAAACGCAACCAGAAGGGCACCTGCCATCACCTTTGGgcttctggggaggggaggggagcggctggtgaggggaggggggccTCCACAGCGCTGATCGGTCTCAACTGTGGGGCAGGGGCGACCCCTGGTGGTCACGGAGATTACAGCCCTCAACCCCAACTCGCAGGTGGAAGTCAGAGCCGAGCACTTACCTTGTCCAGGATCCAGTCAGCATCTTCAATGGCTCTTTTAATAATCTGCTGGATCCTCTCAGGGCTGTCTTCATCCGAATGAACTCGGAAACTCTGGAGGTTTAAGCATAGGGAAAGATGACTAAGCAAAAAACACAGGACTGACAGCTTCAGAGCAGCAGTTGTGGGACAGGCACACTGTGGGCACTGTACACTCAGCATCACTCTTACCCCTCCACAGACAGTTATGATGATCACACCctgagatgaggaaacagactcagaaactCTACCTTGCCGTTAAGCAATGGCACCAGCATTTGAATCCTGGACTATCTGACTACACAGCCTGTACTCCTACCAGCAGGGCAGCCGTGAAAAGGAAGACTGGCCCCAAGCTAAAAGGTTATCAGGTAGCAGAGGCCTAAGGGAaacttccatctctctgcttcgTTTGCTCTTCCCAGGAAGCTGCTTTCACCAGGCTGAGCTCTCTGCATGGCTTCACCACAGAGAAGAGCAGAGTTTCTCCAGACCCATGCTGGAAAGCcatgcagggaagggaggggcagtgGAGAGGGTGGCTTTGGAAAATCCAGCCAGGCCCAAAGCAGAGCAATGCAGGGCTGCTGTTTGCTTTGACCAGATGTTCGCCTTTGAAAAGCAACATGAGATTCAGGTTCACTGGTGTGGCTCTCATGGCCCTTCAAAAGAATTGGTTACTTCCTCTGATATGTCACTCTCAACCCCACACGTCCTCCTACTTATCTTTAGGAGCACCTCAAATGCTcacctccaggaagtcctcccaGACTCCCTCAGACAGCTAACTACTCCTTCTCTATGTTTCCACAACCCTCTGTTACTACCTCTATTTTTTTACTTTCCatactatatttatataaacttcagcttttaactttttatttggaaataatttttaatctacAGAAAAGCTGCAAGAATATTACGAAAGAATTCCCTACCAGAATCACCAACTGTTACTATTTTgacacatttgctttatcattctctGTATGGGTTTGTATAAAAATTTTTGGAAGCATTTAAAGTTTCAGGTATCATGACCTTAACCCCTGAATACTTTGGGTATGTAAGCAAGGGCATtatcttacataaccacagtaaTCAACTTCAGAAAATTGAACACTGATATAATACTGTTATCTAATCTACAGTCCATATTCCAGCTTCATGAATTtccccaataatgtcctttacaATCATTgctttttctggtccaggatccaatcTGGGATCACTCCTTACACTTAGTTGTCACATCTCTTTAGTCCCCTTTAAACCAGAGCAGTCGTCTGCCTTTGTGTTTCAGGACATTGACACATTTGATGAGCACAGGCTGGTTATGTGGTAGACGGTTGCTCAGTTTGGGTTtacctgatgttttctcatgattaaattCAGGTTGTGCATTATTGGCAGGTATGCCTGTCAAAATGATGTTATGTTTCACACTCTATTTTAATTACCTGTTTAGCTGCCTTATTCAAGCCCTGGCACAGAGCTGCTGTGCTGGGTGCATCCTGTTTCCGGAACAGAAACCAGAGAGAGGAGCTGGGCTGGCCAGCACTGCTTTCCGGTGGCTCTTACGGAActgccacccccaaccccaccacCGGAAAAACCatccctgcccactgcccccggcccccagccctgtGATAGGCCCCCTGTTACaggaagccccccaccccaagcccagTGGACCCTACTCCCACCTGCCTGACAGCATGCTTATAGTGCTCCTGGATGCCCTTGGTTGGCAGCTGCCGGCAACAGCGCAGCAGGTATCGGTAGAGCTGCAGCGGCCTCTGGACCAGCTCTGCCCCCGGTAGCGGGGCCATCTGCAAGGCCTCTGTCCCTGGAAAACACAGAGCATCACTGCTAGGCATCAAGCCAATATTCAGCCCTGGCCCCCAGCTTCCAGCGCTCTGGGAAGCAGACGTATTTGATACAGTACGGAGCCAGGTCCCCAGGGAACCCAGACCCCGAACTCAGGCTGGGCATTCGGTCCTGCAGAAGTCTCAGCTCAGAGCAGGCCTGCAAGGACCAAAGGTGAGAGGCACAGCCTCATCCTGTCGTCTTCCTTCTGGAGACCAGCTTCAGGTGGTGGATGAGGAGGTGTCATGCCAGGAGGACTAAGGGAGATGAGCAGGAAGATCCTGCGTCACAGTCACTGAGAAACCAGCTGACTTCAGGCAACAGAGGGAAGAATGCCCAGAGGTCTGAGCCTCGCTACTCGAAGTGTGGTCCTGGACCAGTAGCATCGACATCACCCATGAGCTAATTAGAAACGCAAtgtcaccccagacctactggacaGAACCTGCAATTTAACAAGATGCTCCAGAGGATCCTGCCTGGACCTCTACTACAGCATCTTGCCTGGTGCCCCTGCCTGAAGCCTGTCACTCCCCCAGTCGCTCCCACAGTGATGCCAGAATGAGTTTTGGAACCAGTTTCTCGGCTCACCCCAGAGTCAGACACAAGGAACTTCTCCCAGACCCTTTCAGCCGGCAAGTAGTCACCTCTTGTGCCTTTGCACACACAGCCCCCTCAGCGTGGAGCTCCCTTCCCCGTCTCCTCCATGTGAGGAACTTGTGTCCATCCTTCCAG contains:
- the LYRM9 gene encoding LYR motif-containing protein 9, producing the protein MAPLPGAELVQRPLQLYRYLLRCCRQLPTKGIQEHYKHAVRQSFRVHSDEDSPERIQQIIKRAIEDADWILDKYKKQN